ATCAAACCCTTCTATTTCTAAATCACCAAAATCCTTTGAGCCCTGTTCGGAACTCCCAAGGCCGCTACCTAGGTCATCGTCAAGATTTCCGAGACTATATAAATCTAATTGCTCAAGTTCATCGAGGCTAATATTTTCTAAATCAAGATTATCAAGATCAAGATTGCCCTCTAAGAGGCGATCGCCAAGTTCACCATCGAGGGACGACCCCCCAAGCTCTAAATCATCAAAACCTTGGCCAGCCCCCATATCCATCGTATCGAGGAGCATGGATAGATCAGGGGCAATATCATTATCAAAAACGTCCTCCAGCTCAGAATCATTATCAAGCAAAGGCATGACCAACACATCTGGGTCAATCCCATCCCCAGACATCATTGACCCTTGGGAACTGTGGCGAGGGGAAGCCTTTTTTGCCGCAATCGGACTGTCGATATGCTCACCAAACCGTGCCAAATGATCAAGGGTTGTTTGAATAGACTGAAGTTGTGCCAGTTCCGGTCGATTTTGAAACGAAGCAGCGAGGGTGTCTACCTGTTTTTTCAGGGAGAGGAGGCTATTTTTTAAAAGATTTTGGCGGGCTTCAATTTTCTCTAGTCGCGACAAAATTGCTGTAATTTTTGTTTGGGTAACCGTCATCTCAACTCTATCCCATGGGTAGCACTACATCTCATTCTCTTCACATCTTAGCCAGTAAGTTCAGAAATATATTCAGATGTCTCTATTGCACTAGGCAAGGCTAAATTTTCTTAACGTTTTACCACGCTTAAAAAGTGGTTAAACCTACCATAGAAAAGCCCAAGCGACGATCACAACAGGCCGGCATTTAAAAAATTATGACTACTGCATCCACAAGCGATCGCCACCTCCCCTACGGGGGATTAACAACCGAAGAAGTGCTTGCCAGCCGTACTAGTAATGGCGAAAATGTTTTAACACCACCCCAGCGAGATCCCTGGTGGAAACTCTTTTTAGAAAAATTTGAAGACCCAGTTATTCGTATTTTGATGATTGCGGCAGCCGTTGCCTTAGCGGTGGGTTTATTACAGGGGGAATTTGCAGAGGGGTTAGGCATTATTATTGCCATCCTACTGTCAACCACGGTTGCGTTTTTTAATGAATTTAAAGCGAATCAAGAATTTGCTCTCCTAAATCATGTATACGACCAAGTCAATATCAAGGTCATTCGCAACGGACAATATGTCAATTTACCGCGCCAAGAATTAGTTGTCGGCGATATCATCTACATTGAGCAGGGGCACGAAGTGCCAGCGGATGCTGAGGTGATCGATAGTGTTTCTCTCTATGTTGACCAGGCAAAATTAACTGGGGAGTCGGAGCCGTCCTATAAATCCCACAGTAAAGACCGTTTCCAGCCGGATGAAGAAAGTACTTATCCATTTAATCGGGTCTATCGCAGCACAATTGTGACCCAAGGTCATGGTTTTTGTCGGGTGCTCGCGGTGGGCGATCGCACGGAAATTGGGAAATTAGCCCAGGCGGTGGCGACCGTCGAAGATGATAAAAATACACCCCTAAATCGCCAGTTGGAAGAACTCAGTCAGGCGATCGGTGTCGCGGGTTTATTGGTGGCAGTGCTCACTTTTATTGCCCTATTAATTCGCGGTCTAGTCACTGAAGAATTATTGCTTACCTCCCGGCAAGGTTATATGGTGGGCATCATTTTAGTGACGGTGATGATCGTCTTAATTCCGGTCTGGTTACCTGTACTAGACGATGGCCGCCAGTTATTGAAAAAAAACAATTATTTACCGCGGTTTTTAGATTTAGAGCCGCCTGCCATGGCAGAAAATTGGCTTTTAATATTGGCTGGTGGCGCTGTTTTTTTTGCGACGGCGATTAAGCTGGGGGATTTCCTCGGTTGGGTTCCTGCGACCTTTGGGGAATGGTTGCCGTCGGAGGTGGGTCTGGCGCTGCTAAATTATTTTATGGTGGCGGTCACGATTATTGTGGTGGCGGTGCCCGAGGGTCTGGCCATGAGTGTCACCCTTTCCCTTGCCTATAGTATGCGACGGATGACAGCGGAAAATAATCTCGTACGTCGGATGCATGCCTGTGAAACCATTGGGGCAACAACGGTCATTTGTTCGGATAAAACGGGCACTTTGACTTGTAATCAGATGCTGGTTCAGGATGTGGTTGTGCCGGGTTTAATGGGTGAAACGACTGAGCAGTATGATCAGGTAATGGATATTCTCGCGGAGGCGATCGCCGCCAATAGTACGGCTGATTTAGAATATTCTGGCGACGGCTTATCGGAAGTGATTGGGAATGCGACAGAGGGAGCGCTTTTACTCTGGTTAGATGACCGCAAGCTTAACTATTTAAACTATCGCTATGGGTTTGACCTCACATCCCAAGGAGCATTTTCAGCAGAAAAAAAGTACATGACCAGTTTGGGGCGATCGCCAATCCTTGGCGAAGAAGTTCTGTATCTCAAAGGTGCGCCCGAAGTCGTGTTACAACGGTGTGACTATCAGCTCACCCCCACGGGCATCAAACCCCTGACAGAACGGGCAAACATTATCCGTAAGCTCCAAGATTATCAACAGCGGGGGATGCGCACCCTCGGATTTGCCTATCGTCCCCTCGCAGATTTGAGGGATTTTAAAATTACGGAGCTAGAACAACACCTCGTGTGGCTGGGCTTTTTTGCCATTGTCGATCCCCTCCGGGAGGATGTGCCCCAAGCCATTCAAGACTGTATGAATGCTGGTATTCAAGTAAAAATTGTCACAGGCGATAGTCCCCAAACAGCCAAAGAAATTGGCCGCCAGATCGGCCTTCTAACCGAAGAGAGCGATCCCCGCCACCCCCAACATTTAACGGGGCCTCAGTTTGCTGCCCTCGACGATAAGGCTGCCTTTGAAGCGGTAAAGTCCCTCCGCATTTTGTCCCGTGCCTGTCCCCTCGATAAATTACGGCTTGTACAACTTTTACAACGGACTGGCGCTGTGGTCGGTGTAACGGGTGATGGCACCAATGATGCGGCGGCTTTAAAACAAGCAGAAGTGGGTTTAGCCATGGGCAGTGGTACGGCGATCGCCAAGGAAGCTAGCGACATTATTTTGCTCAACGACTCCTTTAGTAGCATCGTCAATGCCGTTTTGTGGGGGCGATCCCTCTACGAAAATATCCAGAAATTTTTACTGTTTCAGTTAACCATTAACGTTGTTGCCTTGGGGACTGCCCTCCTTGGGCCTTTTATCGGCATTGAGCTACCCCTGACAGTGACACAAATGCTGTGGGTGAACTTGATTATGGATACCTTTGCCGCCCTTGCTCTGGCCACCGAACCCCCCAACCCAGAAGTGCTCAAGCGATCGCCCCGTCGTGCGGACGCATTTATTATCAACTCGGCCATGGCGACCCAAATCATCGCTTTAGGACTGACTTTCTTGGTTTTGATGATCCTTCTGCTGAAATACGATATGCGTGATGGCAGCATTGATATCTACGAATTGTCTGTATTTTTTGCGATTTTTGTCTTTTTACAACTGTGGAATTTATTTAATGCCCGCTGCTTTGGCCTCTCCATTTCTGCCTTTACAGGACTCCTAAAAAATCCGGCCTTTGGGGCGATCGTCGCCATTATTTTTATTGGCCAGATCGTGATGGTGCAATGGGGGAGTAGCGCCTTTAGAACAGTGCCTTTAACTTGGCAACATTGGCTCTGGATTATTGTCGGGACATCGCCGGTATTATGGCTAGGAGAAGTGTGGCGCAAATTGGTTCCGCGCCAAGTAAAATCCTCTAAAAGCTGACTTTCCCCCGCCCTATGTAACGTCAGTTATGGATAAGAATGTAGCCAAAATTCTTTAGAGAAAAAGAGACACGGAGAGGGAAAGACACGGGGAAGCAACGAAAATTTGCATTTTTTGAAAGCGAGGATTGTTTGCATAGAAACATCTCCCGATCTCTCGCTTTCCCATTCACCGCGTCCTATTTCCGAACATGCTTAAGCAAAACTCACGTTATGTAGCTAAAGGTACAACTGCAAAGCAGCTGCCTTAGGAGCGCTTAATGGGGCAATTTAATGGGGCTGTTTCATGGGGCAATTTAAAATGAAGGTGGCATTTCCCTTGGCCATGGGACATAATTTCGGAGTTGTAAAACATCTTTACAGCGAAAGCCTTTTATCATAGTCAATAATTTGTTTGATATGGCCAAGGCGAGCAAGATTAGTACACCAATTTTGGGGTGCAAAAGTCGGGGATTTTTCAACAGGTTTCGTTTACCTCGCTAAAATTTTACAACTCCCCAATTTTTTAGTCCTACAACTTATTGACTTTGACTATAGAAGTTTGAATCTTTTGTATCCCCATACCCGTTATCAAACTGTAGCCCCTGTCAAATCTCTACTTCGACAACAATGACAATAATGTTTTCTTCTCATTTCAAAGGTTTTGCAGCTAGTTGGCTCAGCTTGGGGGCGATCGCCACATTGACCAACACAGTATTGATCAACACAGTACAAGCCCAGCCGACAACCCAAACTTTAGCCATACTGACAGAATCAAATTTTGATGCCCCCCCAGACGATAAGAATCCCGGTTTACAGGGCGGAGCTGGCGGTGCTTCTCGCTCTTCATCGAGTTGTGACTACGCTGTTCTAATCCCAGACCATGGCTATAGCTCCACGAAGGAGTCCCATCCGACAATTTGGCTTTATGTACATCCCGCAAACCCGGAGCAAGAATTATTTGTACAGGCAAGTTTGTATTTATCGCCCCTTGATCCTGAACCCAATGCTGACATTGCGGATACGGTAGAGCCGATTGTGGCAGAGACCGAAACCGATGATGGATATTTATCTCGATTCATTGACGCGTTACTCCTAGATACCGCTGCCTATGGGTATGAGTTTCCCGTCACCATGGTTCGCGATAGATTATCAAATAAAAATCTTATTAGCTTACAAATCCCCCAACACACTGGAGGTTTGTCCCATTTCAAGACCTATTTGGCAACCATTGAATTGGGTTGTGGTGTTTCTACAGAATTACTCGACCAAGATTTGGAGCGAATGAGTATTGATGTGACTAAAGCTGTTAGCCGGACAAAAACTTTGCTGATTAGTCGAGATGCAACGATTGTGTCCTCTCCATCATCTGTGGTGTCGAGGAGCTGGCTAGATACAGTGGATGGCATCGCTCGTTTAGCCCAAAGAACAGAAACTCCAGCTGATGCAACCACTGCGACATTGCTTAATGACTGGGATACTCTACTCACAAAAACGGCTAATGAGTTGCAAGCTCGATAATAACGACATCGCCCTAAAAATAAGCTGATGTAAATGGGTTTTTGTGATACCCCGGAAAAGGGGTGCTTGCTGGCAAGATGAACGCCTGCCGAATCGAGCAAGCATTGATCGGTGATTTCCGAGAACTGAGCCAATCCTTGCGCTCTCGTAGAGCAAAGTTCCACGCCTTACGGCAAACCGTTAAAGTGCGCTCAATTTCTGCAACCTGCTCGGCAGTTGGCTCTAGCTTGAATTCCCATGTCACATTAA
This genomic interval from [Limnothrix rosea] IAM M-220 contains the following:
- a CDS encoding calcium-translocating P-type ATPase, PMCA-type; this encodes MTTASTSDRHLPYGGLTTEEVLASRTSNGENVLTPPQRDPWWKLFLEKFEDPVIRILMIAAAVALAVGLLQGEFAEGLGIIIAILLSTTVAFFNEFKANQEFALLNHVYDQVNIKVIRNGQYVNLPRQELVVGDIIYIEQGHEVPADAEVIDSVSLYVDQAKLTGESEPSYKSHSKDRFQPDEESTYPFNRVYRSTIVTQGHGFCRVLAVGDRTEIGKLAQAVATVEDDKNTPLNRQLEELSQAIGVAGLLVAVLTFIALLIRGLVTEELLLTSRQGYMVGIILVTVMIVLIPVWLPVLDDGRQLLKKNNYLPRFLDLEPPAMAENWLLILAGGAVFFATAIKLGDFLGWVPATFGEWLPSEVGLALLNYFMVAVTIIVVAVPEGLAMSVTLSLAYSMRRMTAENNLVRRMHACETIGATTVICSDKTGTLTCNQMLVQDVVVPGLMGETTEQYDQVMDILAEAIAANSTADLEYSGDGLSEVIGNATEGALLLWLDDRKLNYLNYRYGFDLTSQGAFSAEKKYMTSLGRSPILGEEVLYLKGAPEVVLQRCDYQLTPTGIKPLTERANIIRKLQDYQQRGMRTLGFAYRPLADLRDFKITELEQHLVWLGFFAIVDPLREDVPQAIQDCMNAGIQVKIVTGDSPQTAKEIGRQIGLLTEESDPRHPQHLTGPQFAALDDKAAFEAVKSLRILSRACPLDKLRLVQLLQRTGAVVGVTGDGTNDAAALKQAEVGLAMGSGTAIAKEASDIILLNDSFSSIVNAVLWGRSLYENIQKFLLFQLTINVVALGTALLGPFIGIELPLTVTQMLWVNLIMDTFAALALATEPPNPEVLKRSPRRADAFIINSAMATQIIALGLTFLVLMILLLKYDMRDGSIDIYELSVFFAIFVFLQLWNLFNARCFGLSISAFTGLLKNPAFGAIVAIIFIGQIVMVQWGSSAFRTVPLTWQHWLWIIVGTSPVLWLGEVWRKLVPRQVKSSKS
- a CDS encoding helix-turn-helix domain-containing protein — encoded protein: MLNVTWEFKLEPTAEQVAEIERTLTVCRKAWNFALRERKDWLSSRKSPINACSIRQAFILPASTPFPGYHKNPFTSAYF